A stretch of the Sulfurospirillum tamanense genome encodes the following:
- a CDS encoding MATE family efflux transporter translates to MRDNRLVTQPIPQLLKELAIPASTGILFNTLYNVVDTFYAGLISTEAVAGLSVSFFLYFAVVGVGFGFGSAITALIGNALGKKRPFLATLYAHKGLVFVVVLGSVLALLGAWSAPWVLRALGAQENYLPLALAYIQTILVATPLFMGTYALNAILVALGDTKTYRNMLIVGFFLNLMLNPLFIYGFGPLPALGIRGIALATVCIQGVSVVYLALKVRQAGMLQWQCPRLFLPDFRIYRTFLSQGLPPSLNMLTMSMGSVITIYYVAQYGYQAVAGYGIAFRVEQIMLLPALGISSAVLSLVSNNFGAKQYARVKETVVLALKYGFAICALGVVLGYTVGEWVVSRFDATPAVVEYAMTYLYIEVFIFFGYVILFICVSTMQGIKQPKVIVAVGLYRQIFAKIALFSIIVTWLQMPYVAIWIGFFFIVYSAAGFMGWVTYRALSGRVV, encoded by the coding sequence ATGCGCGATAATCGTCTTGTTACCCAGCCTATTCCCCAGCTTTTAAAAGAGCTTGCTATTCCTGCGAGTACGGGGATTTTGTTTAACACCCTCTATAATGTAGTAGACACTTTTTATGCGGGGCTTATTTCCACGGAGGCGGTGGCGGGGCTTTCGGTGAGTTTTTTTCTTTACTTTGCAGTGGTGGGTGTGGGTTTTGGGTTTGGTTCAGCCATCACGGCGCTCATTGGCAATGCGTTAGGAAAAAAACGCCCCTTTTTAGCCACCCTTTATGCCCACAAAGGGTTAGTGTTTGTGGTGGTGTTAGGCTCCGTGTTAGCCCTTTTGGGGGCATGGAGTGCGCCGTGGGTGTTGCGTGCTTTAGGGGCACAAGAGAACTATTTACCCTTGGCACTTGCGTATATTCAAACCATTTTGGTGGCGACACCGTTGTTTATGGGAACCTACGCACTTAATGCCATCTTAGTAGCTCTTGGTGATACCAAAACCTACCGCAACATGCTCATTGTGGGGTTTTTCCTCAACCTTATGCTGAACCCACTGTTCATCTACGGCTTTGGCCCCTTGCCTGCCCTTGGGATTAGAGGAATTGCGCTAGCGACGGTGTGTATTCAAGGCGTGAGTGTGGTCTATTTGGCGCTAAAAGTCCGTCAAGCGGGGATGCTCCAGTGGCAATGCCCGCGGCTATTTTTGCCAGATTTTCGCATCTACCGCACTTTTTTATCCCAAGGACTTCCGCCAAGCCTTAATATGCTCACCATGTCTATGGGTTCGGTCATTACCATTTACTACGTGGCCCAGTACGGCTACCAAGCGGTCGCGGGGTATGGGATTGCCTTTCGGGTGGAACAAATCATGCTCTTACCCGCCCTTGGCATCAGTTCCGCGGTGCTTTCGTTGGTCTCCAATAACTTTGGTGCCAAGCAGTACGCGCGGGTCAAAGAAACCGTGGTATTGGCCTTAAAATACGGCTTTGCCATCTGTGCCCTTGGGGTGGTATTAGGTTACACCGTGGGCGAGTGGGTGGTTTCCCGCTTTGATGCCACGCCAGCGGTAGTGGAGTATGCCATGACCTACTTGTATATCGAAGTGTTTATCTTCTTTGGGTATGTCATTTTGTTTATCTGTGTTTCGACCATGCAAGGCATCAAGCAGCCAAAAGTCATCGTCGCGGTGGGACTTTACCGCCAAATCTTTGCTAAAATCGCCCTTTTTTCCATCATCGTTACGTGGCTACAGATGCCCTATGTGGCCATTTGGATTGGGTTCTTTTTTATTGTCTATTCGGCGGCTGGGTTTATGGGGTGGGTGACATATAGGGCTTTAAGTGGCCGTGTGGTATAA